Part of the Flavobacterium sp. KS-LB2 genome is shown below.
TTGTAACTTTTAGCGTAAGTAGCGTAGCCATTAATTTTATCAGTTGCTTTATAATTCACCGTAATATTTCCTGAAAAGTCAAACTTATCTTTGTTTGCAGAGAAGGTTTGGTTGGTGTATACTGCTCTTTTTATTGCCAATAATTGTGGATCATTGGTTTGTAAACCACCATACGTTTGACGGTCGTAGTTCGATTCTTTTTTGTCATAATTGTATCGTAATCCCGGTAGAATATGCAATCTATCGGTAACTTGCCAATCTAATTGTCCAAATAAAGCCGCACTTACAGCATGAATATCAGCAATGGTACGTATTCCGTAGCCTTCAAGCAATCCTGGTTCAGCCCATCTAGCAAGCGGTACAGGTGTTGAAACTCCATTATTATTATAGTTTACTGACGATTGAGAAAAACGCCATTGTGCATTTCCGGATTCTTCAGTCCCCCTAATTTTAACCATTTGATCGATAAAAAAGGCACCAACTACTCCGCTTAATTTAGAAGATACTTGTCCTGCATAACGAATTTCTTGTGTCAACTGCGTATGTCTGGCTGGATTTTGTGATTTAGCCAAAACTTGTAGTCCTGTAAAATCCCTATCGTTTGAAGGATCCCAGTTCCAAAAACGCCATGCGGTAGTTGAGGTTAAGGTTCCTTTACCAATTTTAGTATCTACGTTAAGCGATGCTCCACCTAAATCTTGTCCCGAACGCCATGGTGTATCGTGATCAATTTTACGGTCAAAAGCATTTCTGCTCGGGAGTTGGTAATTCAAATCAGCAATGATGGCGTCAAATTGGCGGTAAGCAGCCCTTTGCGTTGGCGCTACACCAGCAATTACTTGCGCATATCCATCAGGACGTTGTGTAGTGATATCAGCTGCGAATAAAATGTTTGTATTTTCAGAAGCATTGTACAATAATTGGCCTCTAATTCCTTGATTGTTTAAGGTATTTGTAGGTCTTCCAGTAGCTACGTTATCAATTAAACCGTCTCTTTGTGTTCCTGAAAATGAGATTCGACCAGCTAGTTTTTTACTTAACGCACCAGTTATAGATGTTTTAGCTTGAAGGAAACCGTAATTTCCGTAGCTTACTTCAAAATCAGCACCAGATGTAAAACTTGGTTTTCTGGTGGTAATGTTAAAAGCACCTGAGGTTGTATTTTTACCAAAAAGCGATCCTTGCGGTCCACGCAATACTTCAATGCGGTCAATATCGACAAAGTCTAAAGTGGTGGCTGCTGGGCGCGAATAATATACTCCGTCAACATAAAAACCAACACCAGGATCAATCCCGTCATTAGTGAGTCCGTAAGGCGAACCGAGTCCTCTAATGTTAATACCCGTATTTCTCGGATTGGAGGAATACAATTGTACTGAAGGAATCAATTCTTTCACTCGATTTACGTTGAAAGCACCTGCTTGTTCCGCTTGTTTTCCAGTCACGACAGATACAGCAATTGGGATATCTTGCGCTTTTTCTATTCTTCTACGAGAGGTAACCACGACTTCAGAGAGTACTTTTTCTTCCCCGTATGAAATGATAATCTCCAGCGGTTTTACGTTGGTAGGCAATTCGGTAATTTTAATTTCTTTGGTATTATAGCCCGCATATTGTACAATAAGCGTGAAGGGAAGGGACTTTGCTTCGATACTGAAAGTTCCATCAGCTAGCGTTGTAGTTGTGTTTGTAGTTCCTTTGAGTACAATATTAACTCCTACAATTGGGGTATCTTGTTGGTCTTTTACTTTTCCTTCAAGTAGTACTTGTGCAAAAGAAGTGGAGAAAACTAAAAATAATAATAAAGTACTGCTTGTTTTTAGATAAATATTTTTCATTGTATTATGTATATGGAATTAGTCGAGTTTAAAAATATTTTTTTTATTTCTGACACATACACATCAAACAAGAAATTGGATTAGGTTTTGATTTTTTGAAAACGTCTAAGGATTTTTTTAATTGCATCTTTTTCATCATGTTTTAAATAGAGGTTAGTTTTACTAATTTGATGCAAATGTATATAAATTCTATAAAATTAGTAGAGTTTAAAAATATTTTTTTTATCGATGTATTAACGAAGCAATAGTGATGCCTTGCATTGCTTTGAGCGTTTCCTCACGAATTACTATCAAACCGTGACGTAAAGTACAAGTGGCCTCGTCTTTACAATCAGAGCAACGTTCATAAAAATTTAAGGAAGCGCAGGGAAGTAAAGCAATTGCACCGTCAAAAAGGCGATGAATATCTGCTAGTGTGATTTCATTTTTAGATTTTAAAAGGTAATAACCTCCTAATTTTCCTTGCTTGCTGCCTACAAAATGGCCTCGTTTGAGATCCAACAGAATTTGTTCCAAAAACTTTTTCGGAATTGATGCAGCATCTGCAATTTCAAGAGTTCTAGACACGTGTGTATCCTCTTGTTGTGCTAAATACAAAAGGGCTTTTAAAGCGTATTTGGCTTTTTGTGAAAGCATGAAAATTGTTTTTATAAGAACACTCTTATTTCAGTAGCGCCCAAAGTAAGAGTGTTATAGTTGTATGTGATAATGTTATTGAAAAATTTTGTACGATATTGTTTTACCAACCTCCGCTAGATCCACCACCAGAGAAACCTCCGCCGCCAAATCCACCGCCGAAACCGCCTCCACCAAATCCACCACCAGAGGAACCTCCGCCAAAACCACCTCCGCCACTATTTCTTCCAAGACTGCTTAGAATAATGACATCTAGTAGACTTGGACCTATACCGCCGCCTCTATTACCAGAATTTCCACCACCGCCTTTGTTTCTTGAAATCAATACAAGTATTATGATGACAATAACGATTAAGGGTAAAATAGGAAACCCTTTATCTTTGGTTTTTTTAACACGTTCACCTTTGTATTTTCCTTTGAAAACATCAATAAGAGCATCTGTTCCTTTGTCTAAACCGTTGTAATAACTTCCGGCTTTAAATTCTGGAATAATAATATTTCGGATTATTTCTCCACCAATTCCAGCGGTTAGTCGATCTTCTAATCCATAACCGGGATTGATTGCTATTTTTTTTTCGGCTTTAGCCAATAAAATGATAACACCATTGTCGTCTTTCTCAGTCCCACCAATTCCCCATGTTTGACCCCATTTAGTTGCTAATTGACTAACATCTTCGTTCTGAAGACTTTCAATCGTTATAACTACAATTTGAGTAGTGGTAGAATCAGAGTATTTAATCAGTTTTTCTTCTAATTGTGCTTTTTCTGTTGCGCTTAAAACATTAGCATAATCATATACAGAAGTTTGTAAAGTTGGTTTTTCAGGAATGGTAAATTGAGCAAAGCCAATCTGTGTGACAAACAAACAAACAAATAATTTTAGGAAAAATAAGGTATTCTCTTTTTGTAATCGCATTATCCTCTAGATATTTCGTTAGATAATTCATTTGTATCGCCTTCTTGCCAAGGGAAATAGTGCTGTAATTGTTCGCCTGCTCTAGCAATTCCATCGATAAGACCTTTTTTGAAATCTCCTTTTTTGAACTCAGTCACCATAATATCTCGGGTGCAATTCCAAAAATCATTTGGAACAACATCATTAATACCTTTGTCTCCGCAAATAACAAAATGTCTGTCTTTTACCGCTAAGTAAATCAAAACACCATTTTGAAGGTCAGTTTCATCCATTTTTAGTTCATGAAAAACTTCCATGGCGCGATCATAAGCATCTATGGAAGTTGTTTTTTCTATATGAACTCTAATCTCGCCAGAAGTGTTTTTTTCAGCCATACGAATAGCTTCAACAATTTCTTGTTCTTCTTCTTTGGTTAAAAAATCTTCTACTTTTGACATTATTTTTTAGATTAGAATTTTACTTCAACAGGTTTGTCTGCACCTTCAACTGCATTGAAGTACGCTTTCTCTTTGAATCCAAACATTCCAGCAAATAAGCTATTTGGGAACGTTTTAATATGAGAGTTATATGGTTTTACCGCTTCGTTGAAACGTGTTCTCGCTGTTAGAATTTGATTCTCAGTACTGGCCAATTCGTCTTGTAATTTCAAGAAGTTTTGGTTGGCTTTCAATTCTGGATACGCTTCAACAGTTACTAATAATCGAGACAATGAACTGCTCACCCCACTTTGTGCTTTGTTGAATTCCGCTAATTGTTCCGGAGTAATATTTGCTGGATCAATTTTTACAGAAGTAGCTTTAGAACGTGCTTCAATAACTGCTGTCAAAGTACTTTTTTCAAAATCAGCGGCACCTTTCACGGTGTTTACTAAATTCCCAATAAGGTCATTTCTTCTTTGATACGCGGTTTGCACATCACCCCAAGATTGTTCTACATTTTGGTTTAACGTTACTGCTGTATTGTTAATTCCTTTAACCCAGCTGTAAATTACAAAAATTACAACCGCTCCGATAATCCAAGGCAAAAATCTTCTCATGTTTACTTAATTTAATGTTTATTATTTAATTGTTTAAAATTTTTAATTAGGAAGTAGTCGTGTCGTGCTAACTACAATTCGTTTTTTATGTTTGTTAATTGTGTGCGTATCGTTTCTAATTTTCGAATAATTTCAAACTTATCTAGTGTTTTCTTTTGTCCTTCTTTTAAATGGGTTTTGGCACCTTCCAGCGTAAAACCTCTTTCTTTGACTAAATGATAGATCAATTGTAAATTAGTGATGTCCTCTGGAGTAAACATTCGATTGCCTTTCGCATTCTTTTTTGGTTTCAGAATATCAAATTCATTGTCCCAAAAACGAATCAGCGATGCATTCACGTCAAATGCTTTGGCCACTTCGCCAATGCTGTAATATCTTTTATCTTTAGATAATTCAATATGCATATCTGTTTTTTATTTTTTGTCCAGTTGAATTGTCACTGAATACTATTTTTTATTCTTTATCTGAACCCAACCCTGAATACTATTTTTTAATCCAGCGATTGATTCTCCTGATTTGCCAGTTGTGCAATGGCAACATATTCCACTGCCGATATATTTCCGTAATAAAAATTAAGCGGATTTACCACTTTTTTATCCTTATGAACTTCATAATGCAAATGCGGAGCTTCTGATCTTCCCGTGCTTCCCACATAACCAATAATATCACCTCGTTTTACCCGTTGTCCCGCTCTGGTGTTGTATTTGCTCAAATGCGCGTATAATGTTTCATATCCAAATCCATGCCGAATAACAATATGGTTTCCATACCCAGAGGCTGTATTGTCTGCTTTTGCAACTACTCCGTCACCAGTAGCATAAATAGGTGTTCCAGTTTTTGCAGTAAAATCCATCCCTTCATGCATTTTCCTTGCTTTCGTAAAAGGATCAGTTCGGTATCCAAAACCAGAGGCCATTTGTTTTAATTTTTCATTCTGTACTGGCTGAATGGCAGGAATGGCTGACAAAAAATCGCTTTTGGCTTCTGCCAATTTCAAAATAACGTCCAATGATTTGGATTGAATGGCTAATTCCTTACTCAAAACATCAATTCTTTTAGTAGTATTAATCACCAACTGCGAATTGTTATAACCTGCTAATAATTGATACCTATTTTTTCCCTGAAATCCCGCTTTCCGAATAGAATCAGGAATCGCTGATTTGTTAAAATACACACGATATAAATTGTTGTCTCGATTTTCAATCGCTTCAATAACACCATTTATCTGATCCATTTTCTTGTTCAGCAGCGCATAATTCAATCTCAAATTTTCAATTTCACGGGCTTGCAAACGATCTTTTGGTGTTTCAAAATAAGGAGTATTCAATAAAACGATAAAACTCAAAAAACCAAACAACGCCGATGCCAATAAAAACAAGATAATAACACCAAATTTTCTTCTTTTTCGTGTTTTTATTTTTCTATAGGCTAGATTTTCGGAATCGTAATAATATTTTACTTTCGACATATTTTAAAATACCCTATTTTTGCACACTGTAAAAGGTTAGACGAACAAATTTAAGAAATGTTTCATTTGTTACATCCTTTTTTCAGGAATAAATAAAATAATGTGCCTATTCCAGCTATTCGTTACAAGTTCTCGTCTTGAAATCTTTTTTCTATGAGCCAGCAGGAGCTTCCTTTGGTCGCTCTGCCATCTCAAGAAAAAATAAATTTCAAAACTGCGAAGCTTTTCACTGCAAACACCAAGTGTTCAGTGAACTCCGCTGAAAATAAGAGCGTGTGAGATAATCTGGGGCAAAAAATGAATAGTAAAAGATGTAGTTTCAGGGATAATTAACTTTAAACCTTAAACTTTAAACTAAAATTAATAATGAAATCACAAGACGTACGTAAACAATTTCTGGAATTTTTCGCATCAAAAGGACACTTAATCGTTCCTTCAGCTCCCATTGTTCTTAAGGATGATCCAACCTTGATGTTTAACAACTCAGGAATGGCCCAGTTCAAAGAATATTTTCTAGGGAACGGAACGCCAAAAAACAACAGAATAGCCGATACGCAAAAATGTCTTCGTGTTTCAGGAAAACATAACGATTTAGAGGATGTAGGTTTTGATACCTACCACCACACCATGTTTGAAATGTTGGGGAACTGGTCATTTGGTGATTATTTCAAGAAAGAAGCCATCAACTGGGCTTGGGAACTTTTGACTGAAGTCTATAAAATTCCAAAAGAAAACCTATACGTTTCCGTGTTTGAAGGAAATCCAGCTGAAAATGTACCTTTTGATCAAGAAGCATGGGATATTTGGAAGGAATTAATTGACGAAGACCGCATCATTCTTGGAAACAAGAAAGACAATTTTTGGGAAATGGGCGATCAAGGACCTTGTGGACCTTGTTCAGAAATTCATGTTGACATTCGTTCTTCCGAAGAGAAAGCTTTAGTTTCAGGAAAAAGTTTGGTGAACAATGACCATCCGCAAGTAGTGGAAATTTGGAACAATGTATTCATGGAATTCAACCGTAAAGCAGATGGTTCTCTGGAAAAATTACCTGCAAAACACGTTGATACCGGAATGGGATTTGAACGTTTGTGTATGGCATTGCAAGGAAAAACTTCCAATTATGACACTGATGTTTTTACACCGCTTATTGAAAAAGTAAAGCAAATTACAGGACTAAAATATTCTTCAAACGAAGTTCTAAATATTAGTGAAGAGCAAAATAAAACCAACATCGCTATTCGTGTTGTAGTTGATCACGTTCGTGCCGTAGCTTTTGCTATTGCTGACGGACAATTGCCATCAAACACGGGCGCTGGTTATGTGATTCGTAGAATTTTGCGTCGTGCAATTCGTTACGGATTTACATTCTTGAATACCAAAGAACCTTTCATCAATCAATTGGTGGCAGTTTTAGCCAATCAAATGGGAGAATTTTTCCCGGAAATCAAATCGCAACAACAATTGGTTACGAACGTGATTCGTGAAGAAGAAGCTTCTTTTTTGAGAACATTAGACCAAGGATTGCAATTATTAGAAAATGTAGTTGCCGAAACCAAAGGTTCAACGGTTTCAGGAACTAAAGCATTTGAATTGTATGATACTTTCGGATTTCCAATTGACTTAACAGCATTAATTCTGAGAGAAAAAGGATTCGAATTGGATGAAGCTGGTTTTAACGCAGCTATGCAAGAGCAAAAAGCGCGTTCCCGTGCTGCATCAGAAGTTTCTACCGAAGACTGGTCAGTGTTGATTCCCGGAAATGTAGAAACATTTGTAGGCTACGATCAATCAGAAAGTGACGTAAAAATCACTCGAATCCGTAAAGTGGACAGTAAAAAAGATGGTGTTTTATACCAAATTGTTTTAGATAACACGCCTTTTTATCCAGAAGGTGGAGGACAAGTAGGTGATAAAGGAACGTTGGTTTCTGCAAATGAAACGATTGAAATTATCGACACTAAAAAAGAAAATAACCTGATTTTGCATTTTGCAAAACAATTACCAGAGAATGTTAATGCTGGTTTTGTGGCTAAGGTGAATCAGGATTTGAGAAGTTTATCTTCCAGAAATCACTCGGCTACGCACTTGATGCATCAAGCCTTGAGAAGTATTCTTGGAACTCACGTAGAACAAAAAGGTTCGTTAGTAAATCCAAACTATTTGCGTTTTGACTTTTCACATTTCGCTAAAATGACGGAGGCTGAATTGCAACAAGTAGAGGATTTTGTAAACGCAAGAATTCAAGAACAATTACCGCTTATAGAAAGAAGAAACATTCCTTTTGCGCAAGCAGTTCAAGAAGGAGCCATAGCACTTTTTGGAGAGAAATATGGCGATGAGGTTCGCGCAATTAAATTTGGCGAAAGCATGGAATTATGCGGTGGAATTCACGTGAAAAACACAGCTGAAATCTGGCATTTCAAAATCGTTTCTGAAGGAGCGGTTGCTGCAGGAATTCGTCGTATCGAAGCGATTACAAGTGATGCAGTAAAAGCCCATTTTGCTTCGTATGAAAATACATTGAATGAAGTTAAAACAGCCTTGAAAAATCCTCAGGATATTCTGAAAGCCGTTCATTCGATGCAAGAAGAAAACACCAAATTAGCTAAGCAAATAGAAGCTTTGGTAAAAGACAAAGTCAAAAATTTGAAAGCGAGTTTAATTGCTGAAATACAGGGAATAAACGGTGTTCAATTCTTAGCTAAACAAGTCGATTTGAACCCGGAAGGAGCAAAAGATTTGGCGTATGAATTAGGGAATTTAGGGAATAACTTATTTTTAGTTTTGGCTACAGCCGACGAAGAAAAACCAATGCTAACCTGTTATGTTTCTAAAGAATTAGTTGCGGATAA
Proteins encoded:
- a CDS encoding TonB-dependent receptor, whose translation is MKNIYLKTSSTLLLFLVFSTSFAQVLLEGKVKDQQDTPIVGVNIVLKGTTNTTTTLADGTFSIEAKSLPFTLIVQYAGYNTKEIKITELPTNVKPLEIIISYGEEKVLSEVVVTSRRRIEKAQDIPIAVSVVTGKQAEQAGAFNVNRVKELIPSVQLYSSNPRNTGINIRGLGSPYGLTNDGIDPGVGFYVDGVYYSRPAATTLDFVDIDRIEVLRGPQGSLFGKNTTSGAFNITTRKPSFTSGADFEVSYGNYGFLQAKTSITGALSKKLAGRISFSGTQRDGLIDNVATGRPTNTLNNQGIRGQLLYNASENTNILFAADITTQRPDGYAQVIAGVAPTQRAAYRQFDAIIADLNYQLPSRNAFDRKIDHDTPWRSGQDLGGASLNVDTKIGKGTLTSTTAWRFWNWDPSNDRDFTGLQVLAKSQNPARHTQLTQEIRYAGQVSSKLSGVVGAFFIDQMVKIRGTEESGNAQWRFSQSSVNYNNNGVSTPVPLARWAEPGLLEGYGIRTIADIHAVSAALFGQLDWQVTDRLHILPGLRYNYDKKESNYDRQTYGGLQTNDPQLLAIKRAVYTNQTFSANKDKFDFSGNITVNYKATDKINGYATYAKSYKPVGVNVAGLPTPAAGQTLADLAVIRPEDVNHYEIGIKTSPFKRAILNLTLYNTDIKDFQTNVQAAELGVNRGYLANADKVRVRGVEVDASFVINEHFSFNGALSFTDGKYVKFTNAPLPLEETGSPVSFKDVSGSTLPGVSKWAGSLGGEYTKSAKFFSNLGKFFIAIDSYARSEFSSSPSASKFLVVQGYAIFNGRFGFRATEGLSVNFWGRNLLNKDYFEQLLPAGGNSGHYAGVLGDQRTYGITLRYSL
- a CDS encoding RrF2 family transcriptional regulator, with amino-acid sequence MLSQKAKYALKALLYLAQQEDTHVSRTLEIADAASIPKKFLEQILLDLKRGHFVGSKQGKLGGYYLLKSKNEITLADIHRLFDGAIALLPCASLNFYERCSDCKDEATCTLRHGLIVIREETLKAMQGITIASLIHR
- a CDS encoding TPM domain-containing protein, which encodes MRLQKENTLFFLKLFVCLFVTQIGFAQFTIPEKPTLQTSVYDYANVLSATEKAQLEEKLIKYSDSTTTQIVVITIESLQNEDVSQLATKWGQTWGIGGTEKDDNGVIILLAKAEKKIAINPGYGLEDRLTAGIGGEIIRNIIIPEFKAGSYYNGLDKGTDALIDVFKGKYKGERVKKTKDKGFPILPLIVIVIIILVLISRNKGGGGNSGNRGGGIGPSLLDVIILSSLGRNSGGGGFGGGSSGGGFGGGGFGGGFGGGGFSGGGSSGGW
- a CDS encoding TPM domain-containing protein, translated to MSKVEDFLTKEEEQEIVEAIRMAEKNTSGEIRVHIEKTTSIDAYDRAMEVFHELKMDETDLQNGVLIYLAVKDRHFVICGDKGINDVVPNDFWNCTRDIMVTEFKKGDFKKGLIDGIARAGEQLQHYFPWQEGDTNELSNEISRG
- a CDS encoding LemA family protein yields the protein MRRFLPWIIGAVVIFVIYSWVKGINNTAVTLNQNVEQSWGDVQTAYQRRNDLIGNLVNTVKGAADFEKSTLTAVIEARSKATSVKIDPANITPEQLAEFNKAQSGVSSSLSRLLVTVEAYPELKANQNFLKLQDELASTENQILTARTRFNEAVKPYNSHIKTFPNSLFAGMFGFKEKAYFNAVEGADKPVEVKF
- a CDS encoding MerR family transcriptional regulator — its product is MHIELSKDKRYYSIGEVAKAFDVNASLIRFWDNEFDILKPKKNAKGNRMFTPEDITNLQLIYHLVKERGFTLEGAKTHLKEGQKKTLDKFEIIRKLETIRTQLTNIKNEL
- a CDS encoding M23 family metallopeptidase; this translates as MSKVKYYYDSENLAYRKIKTRKRRKFGVIILFLLASALFGFLSFIVLLNTPYFETPKDRLQAREIENLRLNYALLNKKMDQINGVIEAIENRDNNLYRVYFNKSAIPDSIRKAGFQGKNRYQLLAGYNNSQLVINTTKRIDVLSKELAIQSKSLDVILKLAEAKSDFLSAIPAIQPVQNEKLKQMASGFGYRTDPFTKARKMHEGMDFTAKTGTPIYATGDGVVAKADNTASGYGNHIVIRHGFGYETLYAHLSKYNTRAGQRVKRGDIIGYVGSTGRSEAPHLHYEVHKDKKVVNPLNFYYGNISAVEYVAIAQLANQENQSLD
- the alaS gene encoding alanine--tRNA ligase, giving the protein MKSQDVRKQFLEFFASKGHLIVPSAPIVLKDDPTLMFNNSGMAQFKEYFLGNGTPKNNRIADTQKCLRVSGKHNDLEDVGFDTYHHTMFEMLGNWSFGDYFKKEAINWAWELLTEVYKIPKENLYVSVFEGNPAENVPFDQEAWDIWKELIDEDRIILGNKKDNFWEMGDQGPCGPCSEIHVDIRSSEEKALVSGKSLVNNDHPQVVEIWNNVFMEFNRKADGSLEKLPAKHVDTGMGFERLCMALQGKTSNYDTDVFTPLIEKVKQITGLKYSSNEVLNISEEQNKTNIAIRVVVDHVRAVAFAIADGQLPSNTGAGYVIRRILRRAIRYGFTFLNTKEPFINQLVAVLANQMGEFFPEIKSQQQLVTNVIREEEASFLRTLDQGLQLLENVVAETKGSTVSGTKAFELYDTFGFPIDLTALILREKGFELDEAGFNAAMQEQKARSRAASEVSTEDWSVLIPGNVETFVGYDQSESDVKITRIRKVDSKKDGVLYQIVLDNTPFYPEGGGQVGDKGTLVSANETIEIIDTKKENNLILHFAKQLPENVNAGFVAKVNQDLRSLSSRNHSATHLMHQALRSILGTHVEQKGSLVNPNYLRFDFSHFAKMTEAELQQVEDFVNARIQEQLPLIERRNIPFAQAVQEGAIALFGEKYGDEVRAIKFGESMELCGGIHVKNTAEIWHFKIVSEGAVAAGIRRIEAITSDAVKAHFASYENTLNEVKTALKNPQDILKAVHSMQEENTKLAKQIEALVKDKVKNLKASLIAEIQGINGVQFLAKQVDLNPEGAKDLAYELGNLGNNLFLVLATADEEKPMLTCYVSKELVADKNLNAGQVVRELGKFIQGGGGGQPFFATAGGKNVAGIPQALEKAIEYVK